The following proteins are co-located in the Leptospira weilii genome:
- a CDS encoding glycosyltransferase family 2 protein, with translation MGKSIPVKKKKTSEKQGTLPKSTSIEKKLSVAIITYNEERNIRDCIESCLNVADEIVILDSISTDKTEKISKSFPSVRFYKQRFKGHVEQKNDVISLCKYEWILSLDADERISPELENSILTFKRKPDDDINGFQVSRLTYHLGRFIRYSGWYPQYRYRIFRKGKAVWMGENPHDTISIEGNGSKIHGDIIHYSFRDLTHQVNTINQFSSIVAYTRQRKGRRFSFFRTIYKPFSKFMETYFFKFGFLDGFPGWVIAVSSAYSTFLKDAKQYELEKKMIERPSNVKEGYGR, from the coding sequence ATGGGAAAATCAATTCCAGTCAAGAAAAAGAAGACGTCGGAAAAACAGGGAACACTCCCGAAGTCCACTTCGATCGAAAAAAAACTCTCAGTTGCAATCATCACTTACAACGAAGAAAGAAACATAAGAGACTGTATCGAGTCTTGTCTGAACGTAGCGGATGAAATCGTAATTCTCGACTCGATCAGTACAGACAAAACCGAAAAGATTTCTAAGTCTTTTCCTTCCGTAAGATTTTATAAACAAAGATTCAAGGGTCATGTCGAACAAAAAAATGACGTGATCTCTCTTTGCAAATACGAGTGGATTCTTTCTTTAGATGCGGATGAAAGGATTTCTCCCGAACTTGAGAATTCCATTCTTACGTTTAAACGAAAACCCGACGACGATATTAACGGTTTTCAAGTTTCCCGTCTAACCTATCATCTGGGAAGATTTATCCGTTATTCCGGTTGGTATCCTCAGTATCGTTACCGTATTTTTCGGAAAGGAAAAGCTGTTTGGATGGGAGAGAATCCGCACGATACCATCAGCATCGAAGGAAACGGAAGTAAGATTCACGGTGATATCATTCATTATAGTTTTCGGGATCTAACGCACCAAGTGAATACGATCAATCAATTCTCTTCGATTGTCGCTTATACGAGGCAGAGAAAGGGAAGGAGATTTTCATTTTTCAGAACCATCTACAAGCCTTTCTCTAAATTTATGGAGACTTATTTTTTCAAGTTCGGATTTTTGGACGGCTTTCCGGGTTGGGTGATTGCGGTCTCTTCGGCGTATTCCACATTTCTAAAGGACGCAAAACAGTACGAATTGGAGAAAAAAATGATAGAGCGTCCTTCCAACGTGAAAGAAGGCTATGGGCGTTAG
- a CDS encoding LBBP_01157 family protein, whose protein sequence is MGVRSFFGKIVSFFKGKKTKKDSGEEALPVRESFGYKRELAELREKADRFFVTRKKNGGLIHQTKYYKILKNGPKLFRLEGKEKSGREYSLVVSTGNFLSQQGDKISGVVFIPEAELNRILSYEHSNLKSVFSRFQPEGIEEDLKVLYGGPNFSQESWKDFYNWEPFWKQQIFVRLKPSVLCILLVYMGTEFEQFFQSNSTKRLRNIISDELYFLNVSGNQKENSPYTENLSLQDFEKAKVEFFQVIEQIRKKRGTN, encoded by the coding sequence ATGGGCGTTAGGTCTTTTTTCGGAAAAATCGTTTCTTTTTTTAAAGGAAAAAAAACAAAAAAAGATTCGGGCGAGGAGGCTCTTCCGGTCCGTGAAAGTTTCGGCTATAAAAGAGAATTGGCCGAACTCCGGGAAAAAGCGGATCGTTTTTTTGTGACTCGAAAAAAAAACGGCGGATTGATTCATCAAACAAAATATTATAAAATCCTAAAGAACGGCCCTAAACTTTTTAGATTGGAAGGGAAGGAAAAATCCGGAAGAGAATATTCCCTTGTTGTCTCGACCGGAAATTTTTTAAGCCAACAGGGAGATAAAATTTCCGGTGTCGTTTTCATTCCGGAAGCAGAGTTAAACCGAATTCTTTCCTACGAACATTCCAATCTTAAAAGTGTATTTTCCAGATTTCAACCCGAAGGAATCGAAGAAGACTTGAAAGTTTTATACGGAGGCCCGAATTTTTCTCAGGAAAGTTGGAAAGATTTTTACAATTGGGAGCCGTTTTGGAAACAACAGATTTTTGTGCGTTTAAAGCCGAGTGTTCTTTGTATTCTCCTCGTGTATATGGGAACCGAGTTCGAACAGTTTTTTCAGTCTAACTCTACAAAACGGCTGAGGAATATCATTTCGGACGAACTCTATTTTTTAAATGTGAGTGGAAATCAAAAAGAGAATTCTCCGTATACAGAAAATCTTTCCCTTCAGGATTTCGAAAAAGCGAAGGTGGAATTTTTTCAAGTGATCGAACAGATTCGAAAAAAAAGAGGAACAAACTAG
- a CDS encoding O-antigen ligase family protein: MKERFLKKLKIISLFSLGLFFLSFPQSVSVSQFFGGLTIVTGFPLFFLDEESRKIWKRVQNPFLTFFGIYILLFLSSLFHAENYSSFLKKFLKQSEFGDFWMLLLFPASFLIASQEKNQTILRRFLFASASIVILLGCISLFSEVRIGKFVANGFKYAPGDRLQHFSGNIGPIKLYLPIGMMNTHLTFGGLLGLFLPGLFVDWFQSTKKKKNLVFVLKTLLVLAGFIILFFNQSRSIWLGMFVVLLLLLLKGTFSIRKNPFHVSTKAKILAGIFFLGLLLSAGYLFKNSWLIQRSVSQIFEVHNTENQRYYIYKNTIPLIRKHWFAGIGGGNYKEFHWTESSKMIEKEEQLWYELYITPRGHAHNDLLHFLVTGGIIAGILFILFWGKLFDFFFQNDFNSLTGIPILTIGILSLFPAGFFQCYLLDDEVVLPFFAFCGIFLGGKLELIPKPQINERTNLLPKQYPKKIRKGFFFKKTTCHCLENYTRFLKTFCAIAIPILLYWLFWILKLNLEPLEVYNRRVRSSDLALTREVQKNILKYEIVSDEVHSPLDPSTTSFEKDPTSSPQSNIRQNSESSTKFLPSALNVQQASLPFQVEGCLTHRYHDPPYPRKTPFSFTIYIPENSVNAPKSATITVVSRDSFDQDQLYWAHGETDLGTIQVDLRKGKNPILISNFLLETTPNAFPEGVFFRDFKIGYSGFRKGEKIDFPKLYFGKICDTVIPLTQ, from the coding sequence TTGAAAGAAAGGTTCCTCAAAAAACTCAAAATCATATCCTTATTTTCTCTCGGTTTATTCTTCCTCAGCTTTCCCCAATCTGTGAGTGTGTCTCAATTTTTCGGAGGACTCACGATCGTAACCGGCTTTCCCTTGTTTTTTTTAGACGAAGAATCTAGAAAAATCTGGAAGCGAGTTCAAAACCCGTTTTTAACCTTTTTCGGAATTTATATCCTTCTCTTCTTGTCTTCTTTGTTTCACGCGGAAAACTATTCCTCTTTTTTAAAGAAATTTCTGAAACAATCCGAGTTCGGGGATTTTTGGATGTTACTTCTATTTCCCGCGTCCTTCCTCATAGCCTCTCAGGAAAAAAATCAAACGATCTTAAGGAGATTTCTGTTCGCGTCCGCTTCGATTGTTATTTTGCTCGGTTGTATCAGCCTATTTTCGGAAGTCCGGATCGGCAAGTTCGTCGCAAACGGATTCAAATACGCTCCCGGAGATAGGCTTCAACATTTTTCCGGAAATATAGGTCCGATCAAACTTTATCTCCCCATCGGAATGATGAATACACACCTAACGTTTGGGGGACTTTTAGGTTTATTCTTACCCGGACTTTTTGTGGATTGGTTTCAATCCACAAAAAAAAAGAAAAATCTCGTTTTCGTTTTAAAAACGCTTTTGGTACTTGCAGGATTTATCATACTTTTCTTCAACCAGAGTCGATCGATTTGGTTGGGAATGTTTGTAGTTCTCTTACTGCTCCTTTTAAAAGGAACGTTTTCGATTCGAAAAAATCCTTTTCATGTTTCCACCAAGGCAAAAATCTTGGCGGGAATTTTCTTCTTAGGATTACTTTTGTCTGCAGGTTATTTATTTAAAAACAGCTGGCTCATCCAAAGATCCGTTTCTCAAATATTCGAAGTTCATAATACGGAGAATCAAAGATATTATATTTATAAAAACACCATTCCCTTGATCCGGAAACATTGGTTTGCGGGAATCGGAGGCGGAAACTACAAAGAATTCCACTGGACAGAATCCTCCAAAATGATCGAAAAAGAGGAACAGCTCTGGTACGAACTCTATATCACTCCGAGGGGACACGCTCACAACGATCTTCTTCACTTTTTAGTTACCGGAGGAATTATAGCCGGAATTCTTTTTATCCTTTTTTGGGGAAAGCTGTTCGATTTCTTTTTTCAAAACGATTTCAACTCTTTAACCGGAATTCCGATTCTTACGATCGGAATTTTGAGCTTGTTTCCGGCCGGTTTTTTTCAGTGTTATCTTTTGGACGACGAAGTAGTCCTTCCTTTTTTCGCGTTCTGCGGGATTTTTCTAGGAGGAAAATTAGAACTTATCCCCAAACCTCAAATCAACGAAAGAACGAACTTATTGCCGAAACAATACCCAAAAAAGATCCGGAAAGGTTTTTTCTTTAAAAAAACAACTTGTCACTGTTTAGAAAATTACACTCGATTTCTTAAAACATTCTGCGCAATTGCAATTCCGATTTTACTTTACTGGCTTTTCTGGATTTTGAAACTCAATTTAGAACCTTTAGAAGTTTACAACCGAAGAGTCAGATCTTCCGATCTCGCTCTTACACGAGAAGTACAAAAGAATATTCTAAAGTACGAAATCGTTTCAGATGAAGTCCACTCTCCTTTAGACCCGAGTACGACGTCTTTCGAGAAAGATCCGACTTCGTCGCCACAATCGAATATTCGACAAAATTCCGAGTCTTCCACTAAGTTTCTTCCTTCGGCACTAAACGTTCAACAAGCGTCCCTTCCCTTTCAAGTGGAAGGATGTCTAACGCATCGCTATCACGATCCTCCTTATCCGAGAAAAACCCCGTTTAGCTTTACAATTTATATTCCGGAAAATTCCGTAAACGCCCCTAAATCGGCCACGATTACCGTCGTTTCCAGGGATTCTTTCGACCAAGATCAGCTCTATTGGGCGCACGGAGAAACCGATTTAGGAACGATTCAAGTCGATTTACGAAAAGGAAAAAATCCGATTCTCATTTCAAATTTTCTTTTGGAGACGACTCCGAACGCGTTTCCGGAAGGGGTTTTCTTTCGCGATTTTAAAATCGGATATTCGGGTTTTAGAAAAGGGGAAAAAATCGATTTTCCAAAATTGTATTTTGGAAAGATTTGCGATACGGTGATTCCTCTGACTCAATGA